In Miscanthus floridulus cultivar M001 chromosome 5, ASM1932011v1, whole genome shotgun sequence, one genomic interval encodes:
- the LOC136454222 gene encoding bidirectional sugar transporter SWEET4-like, whose translation MDCRSVIAFLGFLASLVLYLSSAFIFRDIYREGSVQGYSFLPYPMALLNCMIWTFYGTVHPDSTFVIIINCLGMVIEGIYVGIYIWFSDGVVRQNARSVLLVLLVPVVLVSGLGFGWTHKVFGYAGVASGIIMYGSPLSITKRVVETGSVENLSLSMASACLVNSSLWTAYAFMSKPYDLYIAIPNVLGWVLAVAQLSLYAYYYYNREHAVVA comes from the exons ATGGACTGCCGCTCGGTGATCGCCTTCCTCG GATTTCTGGCTTCGCTCGTCCTTTACCTGTCGTCAGCCTTCATCTTCAGGGACATCTACCGCGAAGGTTCTGTTCAGGGCTACTCGTTCCTCCCCTACCCCATGGCCCTTCTGAACTGTATGATTTGGACGTTCTATGGTACTGTCCACCCGGACAGCACTTTCGTCATCATAATCAACTGTCTTGGGATGGTTATCGAGGGCATTTACGTGGGGATCTACATCTGGTTCTCTGATGGGGTGGTCCGCCAGAATGCTCGCTCCGTGCTCCTCGTCCTGTTGGTGCCCGTCGTCTTGGTGTCGGGGCTGGGGTTCGGCTGGACGCACAAGGTGTTCGGCTATGCCGGAGTCgccagtgggatcatcatgtacGGCTCCCCGCTTTCCATCACG AAAAGAGTGGTGGAGACAGGGAGCGTTGAGAACCTGTCCCTAAGCATGGCTTCTGCTTGCTTGGTGAACTCCAGCCTGTGGACTGCCTACGCGTTCATGTCGAAGCCCTACGACCTGTACATCGCA ATCCCCAACGTCCTGGGCTGGGTGCTCGCGGTGGCGCAGCTGAGCCTGTAtgcctactactactacaaccgcGAGCACGCTGTGGTGGCATGA